The nucleotide sequence GCCTCCCCGGCACAGATCGCCGCACTCACCGCCCGCGACTGCGCGGACGGTGGGGGTTGCCGGTTCCCCGCCTGCGGCAGCACCCGGTACCTGCACGCCCACCACGTACAGCACTGGCTGCGCGGCGGAAACACCGACATCGACAACCTGGTCCTGCTCTGCGGGTTCCACCACCGGCTGGTGCACGACCACGGCTACCTGATCCGCTACACCGACGGGCGCTGGGAGTTCCGGCGTCCGGACGGCGTGCCGGTCACCGGGGCCGGTGCACCCCTGAGCGGTGACCAGAAGGTTCTGGTCGACCGGAACACGAGCGCCGGCCTGGGGATCGACGGTCGCACGCTCACCCCCGACTGGTACGGCGACCGGCTCGATCCCGGGCTGTTCCTGGACGCCCTGCTCCCTCCGGTGGTCCCCGCCGCGGCGGCCTGAGGACCGGCGGTCACGGCTCGTCCAGGAACCGCACGATCCGCGGGACCTGGCCCAGCACAGCGTGTCCGGCGCCGGGCACCAGCTCGACCCGCGCGTCCGGGCAGAGCCGCACGAGCCGCTCCCGGGTCCGCACCGGATCGAAGACGCGGTCCCGCTCGCCCAGCAGGGCGAGCATCGGCATCGTCAGCCGACTCAGGGCGGCGTCGTCGAACAGCGGGAAGCGGGCGGTGCGCGGGCGGAAGTGCTCGAAGAGCAGGCAGATCTCATCCAGCACCTCAGGATGTTCGTGACCGTCCAGACCCGTGACGATCTCCGCTGAGCGCCGCCGTCCGCGCGACCCGAACGCGCTCAGCAGGAACGCCGGGGCGACCTTCCGGAACGTCTGGTCCCCGATCCCCGCGGGGCACACCAGGGCCAGCCGGTTCACCCGTCCCGGATGCCGCGTCGCGAAGTCGGTCGCGGTCCATCCGCCGAGCGAGATGCCGGCGATGTCGGTGGCACCGATCTCGAACTCGTCCAGGATCCCGGCGAGCCAGTCGGCGGTCGCCGGCGTCGTGAGATCGAGCCGGACCGGGTCGCTGAGCCCGGGCTCGCCGAGCAGATCGACCAGCAGGACGCGTCGGGTGGCCGCCAGGAGCTCGACGCCGTCCCGCCACACCGCGCTGTTCGCCCCGGAGCCGTGCAGCAGCACCAATGGGCTGCCCGTCGGATCCCCGCAGGTCAGCACGGCGGTCGTGCCGTGGCCGGTCGCGATGCGGTACCGCTGCACCG is from Pseudonocardia autotrophica and encodes:
- a CDS encoding alpha/beta fold hydrolase, yielding MGGTSATTGIYHSEAGATVVRERYEQQLDAWPVPVQRYRIATGHGTTAVLTCGDPTGSPLVLLHGSGANSAVWRDGVELLAATRRVLLVDLLGEPGLSDPVRLDLTTPATADWLAGILDEFEIGATDIAGISLGGWTATDFATRHPGRVNRLALVCPAGIGDQTFRKVAPAFLLSAFGSRGRRRSAEIVTGLDGHEHPEVLDEICLLFEHFRPRTARFPLFDDAALSRLTMPMLALLGERDRVFDPVRTRERLVRLCPDARVELVPGAGHAVLGQVPRIVRFLDEP